GTCGGGAGCAAGACCATCATAATTAAATGGCAGTTTCGTCATTTCAAAAGAGCCTGGATCGGCTTTAACATCATTTGGCGAACCAATAGTAATTTTTTCTTCTTTTGTTGGAAGAGGAACTTCAACTACTTCTGTCAGTTTATCTTCTTTACAAGAAAACAATAGTAAAAATGAAGTTAAAGTGCTGAAAAGGACAACGTTTTTCTTCATAATGTTTTATTTTGATGTTAATGAATTGATGATTTCGATATAATTTTCTTTGGCTTCGTCTACAGACATATGGCTTATCTGCATCCAGGCATTGGTTTTAAAAGCATTTCGCAAATCAAAATTTTCAGATTGATTGTAAACAGCTGTTCCAAAAGTAGCCTGTTTGTAAAAAGCATAAAGTCTTAACTGCACATCCTGCGGCAGTGAAGCCTGAGTCATAGCCATTGCAGCTTCGACGGCTTTAGTGAAGCGAATATCTAAATCTTTATCAGCCATTTATGCTTTTGTAGCAATAATTGTTTTTCCTCCAATCGCTTTT
The Flavobacterium humidisoli DNA segment above includes these coding regions:
- a CDS encoding acyl-CoA-binding protein translates to MADKDLDIRFTKAVEAAMAMTQASLPQDVQLRLYAFYKQATFGTAVYNQSENFDLRNAFKTNAWMQISHMSVDEAKENYIEIINSLTSK